The DNA region TTTCTCAGCCATTTCTTATTTGCTCATGCAAAAGCCTATTTTCACTTAATCTTTCTCTGGTACCTGAGAAAATAGAGTTGGAGTTTCATTAACTGTAGTAATCTCTATATGGTATCTGCTTTAGCTTCTCGAAGATGAGGTTAGTAACATATGATGCATGGTGTGCTTACCCATATGCATTTCCTTTGTGTAGGCTGTGATGGAGGTATATAACATGTACAGAGCACAGCTGTCAGCACAGAACACAGTAATCCTCTTTGAGGCCTTGCACGCTGTTGCTACCCATGCCCACAAAATAAACAGTGATAACGACCTGCGGTCCAAGTTGCAAGAGTTGGGCTCCATGACCCAAATGCAGGATCCGCCATTGTTGCGCCTTGAGAACGAGTCATACCAGCTGTGCCTTACTATCCTCCAGAACATATTCCTGGACAGCGCCCCTAACCATGGAAGCACAGAGGTGGTGGAGAGTCACCTTATTGGCTTGTGCAAGGAGGTCCTTGAGGTATACTTGACCACAGCGCGGCCTGCCCAGCTTTCCAGTGGCACCCAGCCACTGGGCCACTGGCTTATCCCAGTCGGTTCATCAAAGCGGAGAGAGCTCGCGGCCCGAGCACCCCTGGTTGTTGCAACCCTGCAAGCTATCAGCGGCCTAGGTGACTCGTCTTTCGAGAAGAACCTTGGCCAGTTCTTCCCCCTCCTTGCTGGCCTCATAAGCTGCGAGCATGGCTCAAGCGAAGTGCAGGTGGCCTTGAGCGACATGTTCAGCACTTGGGTTGGACCGCTCGTTCTTCAGTCATGCTGATGCTGAGCAGTGAGAACCATGTGATACATAGTAGTATACATCCACATGTAAGTTATTCTTTGTTTCAGTGGAATCCCATTGTGTTCCTCCTCTCCCCCATTTTGCCCTGTTCATCATTTAGTTGCTGGGGGAGTTTATATTGTCGCGCCAAACTGATCTTGCGGATCATTTTTTCTTTACATTCTTTTCTTGTTCGCCTCGGGAGGAGTGTATGTTGCTATAGAGGACTGAATTATGTATGGTAGTTTAGTTAAAATTGTGCCCATCCTGTTCGCAAGGTACTGCATCCAATAGTTTGTGTAGACATGTTTTACAAGCATTTTTTGTTGAAACTACCACTTCCCACTTCCTTCTTGTGGTGCCGTCGCACCGAATTACCATCTCCAATCTGCCACTGGAAGTTCTCTTTAATAGAATGACTGGCTTTACATATCTCTTTATTAATAGGAAATGGATGGCGCTTCCTGAGCTAGTCAATCGGCTAGAAAGTCCCCAATTGCAAGCAAGAGCTGGAGAACTGCGGTTACTTGAGGGAGATGCAAATACTTCATTCTTCCATAGTGCTGCCAGGTTCTACCATTTTTGGTTTAGGGTTGGACGTGGACTAGATATTATACTGTTCGCAAATTCACAAGAAACTGCTTCGAAATATGGTATATGAGCCTCGAAGCACATGCACCTCCATAAGTTGGGGAGAAGCCCCAGTAACGATCATGGGTTAAATTTGTGTGAGAGGTATTGCTAATTCAGTGGGAACTAGTTGTTTGTGGCATCATCCTATATGATCATGAGATCCTAGTTACTTATATTCCACGAAGTAGAAATGATTGCGATCACGTAGTGTATCCTAGTAGCAACGAACCTATCTGAGCATCCTAGAAACGTGATACGTACGAAGTGATAACACGTGTTGTCGACTTCTAAACTTAGTATATATGAGAAGTTGAGTTTCATCGGTTAATTCGACATGTTTTCACTCTGCATTTTTTATATGATAAATAGTATAATAATTGATGTGTTGGAGCTTTTAAATGATTGAAATGATGAAATATTGTTTAAAATTGAGTGGTTAAAGAAAACGTGAATAAGAATACTCATGTCTACATATTTCAATTGAATCTCTCAAAGTGTATAACTAATAAATACGAGAATTGAGTATCTTTAGTTCAATCTGACATGTTTTCCTACTCATGTTTTGACATGTTCAAATAATATTTACCTATTTCTTGGCGAGCAATATTTCTTCCTTTAAATTTTGGTCTATCATACAACTTACCCTTGTCCTTCCTGTTATTTACCTGCTCTGACATCATTTATGTCAACCGCCCATGCTTCTCGCTCGCCTATAGTCATGTGACAACGACCGCCAGTGGCGGACCCAAGGATCAAACGGAACCTAGCCAAGTCTGAGACAGTTCCGTTTCCATAGTGCGACCACGGCCGATCGATTTGAATGGTGAGCTGTTGGAACTGATCCTACCGATTAGCCCTCCTTTTTTCACTCTCCGATCTCTATAGTTTGACTCAAACACACACACGTACAGGCTACTTGCCATGCTTCTCTTCGGTTCGGGTTGGCGCACATTAGCAAGCACATAGATTTTTGCCGTAGCGAAGCCTCTTGCAGTTGCAGGTACGGCGAAAGAGCACGGGCCGACGCCCAGGGTCGCCGGGCCTTGTCCGCCACTGACGACCGCCATGGCTGTGATTACAATCAGTTCTGTAGGCTGCGAACGCCACCTCTGAGCTAATGCCATATTACCAACATACTAAAACTCGACACGCCCGTAAACTCTCATAAAGATTACAGAACCTAACGTTCTTTTTACATTATTGGTCAACTGGACAGGGGAAAAAAGGTATTCTGATCTTACAAATTGATCTCCAGAAAACTTGTTCCAAAGCATTAAACACAGCAGTACAAACCATGTTGTAGTTTCAACAAGTAGAAAGAACATAGGCACTGCTGTTGGAACAGTATATACGGGGTAGTTTTACAAGTACAAAAAGAAAATGGAAGGCCACGGAAGCACCACTGTACACTGCCAGCAAACCAGTgggaaccaacctaaattacctTGTCCACCAAATCCTCTGGAAGCAAACAAGCTACACAGCATACTGAACTACGGAAAAAATGTGTATCACTCCCCTTATTTCATTAAAAAGAAGGGGGCGCAGCTAGTAGCCAAGTCCAGCAACTACCTACATATAATTGTTTCAGAAATTGCCTATATCTCAGTTGTGCGTTTCGCCGCCCATCGCTACAAGGAAAGCCAAAAGCTTTCACATATCCGAAGCAATGATTATTAACAAAAACATTCCTACTACCTACTATTGTACATAGGTGCACAATGCTCAGCTGGGAGGTACAGCAGGcctagcataggtgcaagaccTAGTTCTCAAGCTCAAAGCGAACGTCACATTCTGTCGTGTCTAGAGGAAATGCTCGAACATCAAGCAAAGACTTGCAAATGATACCAGAAAAAGAAGTCAGCTGGGTGCATGCTGGAGCATCACGCAAAAGAATCCATCTTCCATTCTTCCTAGCTACCTTGCACAAGCCTGTGATCCTGTATCATAAAATTGATTAAATGTAAATTGATGAATAAAAGAGCAAAGGAAACATAAATGGATGAAATAACAGAGCAACTGAAGGCACAACCTACCACTACCACAAACTTAAAAATTAAAGTTACAATAATCAAATTCCTCATTTAAACTTTAATACTACCATGCAAGAACGTATATTCAAGCCTACTCCAGGAAGCCAGATACGATATTGGATATTTTTCAGGCAGCATGAACAATTGTGAAGCTACAGAGCTCTAATTGTGACTGATAAAACACTAtgataaaaaaaaattaaaagcaAGTTCTGGACCTCAGAAGTATTTCTAAATAGTTATTTTCCAAAGACAAAATTGCAAGAAATACCAGATGCATTAACTACAGGGAATAAGATGACCCTGAACATGCGAGATATCCAGACTATAATAGAATTAGCTATTGTGATTGTGAACAAAAACATACTTGCCTGTGCTGGTTCTTTGATGGCCAATGCTCTGGAGGTATAAGCTTTGTCCAAATAGGGCGCGATGAGGGCATCCAACTTGACAACCCAAAGTGCGACTGCTGATGTCGTTTGTGGCATTGACTGAAAGTAGACAATGATGTCATCCAGATACGAGCTGAAACTAACAGATGCGGAACTTTTGTACAACCAATCCTCATCCATCGCCCCAACAAAATCAACAAGAACCTGCAGGGGACGTCCACATTGTAAAAGAAAAGGCAGCAGAAACCAAATATAAATGCTTAAAAATGCATAGAAGGTTCAGATATCAATATATAAAATTAGAAGATCTGAAAAGCTTTTATTGACCTGCAAAAGCTCTGGCAGTGATGATGTTCGCCGCAGCCGCTTAACCCACAGCTTGTGAGCAGACTTCATCCAGGAACCAGTAAAAGCTACCTCAGGGATTGATGCCTACACAAGCCAAAATTGAATAAATTATGAAACATGTTATAATTGTATGTTATAATTGTATAAACTGTTATAATTGTCAGCCCTAAACTGTTATAATTGTCAGCCCATAGTTCCCAGGATCACACACACGGTGTTTACCTCTCTGAAGAAAAGGCTCACGGATGAGAAATATACACACTTTTGGGGCACTGGACAACAGCACCCTCTTGCCCTATTTCACCACAGTTCAACCCGATGAATACAATGATTTTAATAACACAGACTCACACACGCTATGCTGTAATTCAGGCTCACAACTCGACCAAAACACTCATGCAGCTAGCTCCACTAACAGATATGCCAAAGGGTCAACTATGCACACACTCCATGCTTCACAAACCAATAAACTTGCTTCATTCACAAGCTGATCAAGTCTACACCGCTGTTCTCCACCCACTTCACTTCACATGCTGCACCATCTCTCATTTTATATAACACGAGTACAAGACAGCCCTAGTACTTATGAAGACTCTAATCTTGACTTACACACTAAGGCAAAGACTTGACTTGCACCTAAGAAAAGACTTGACCCACACGACTGACATGCAACAAAGATTATACGAACAATAATCATGCGTAGCTACACTTAAGTTCCCTCCAGACGACACAGACACTGCATGTTTGGACAAGTTGATCCCAACGATCAAACTGCATCGGAGTAGCATGTTTTCAAATACTCACCTCAATAGCATGAATGGCTGCTTTAAGTGCCTGTAGCTGTGAAGGCAGAACTTTATGATTTGGCACCTCATGCGCATCCTCAGGCTCCCTGCATGTTGCCACATGTACAGCATACCTTTCTTCAAGATCAAAACCAACCTCAAAAGTTGAATGGCATATTCTGCAATGCTTCTCATCCCTCCAATATAGATCATGACAACTTTCACAACGAACTAGTGACTCCTTAAATGATTTCTTGCCAAATTTAACAGCAGTTAGGGCAGAATAGAAAGAAGTCCAGATCCACTTATCAAATGCTTGCGACCTATCCCACATAAATATTCTTTCATCACGTCTTCTCCCATTTTCAATTACTATGGCAGATGATGAATCCAAGTTACTATCTTCAAGGTCTGTAGGAACAGAAGCATTCTCAACATCTGATACAGGTGAAGCTCCAGATGCACTACTTGTCTTGGGTGAAGCTCCATCTCCAATACTTGTCTCAGAGTGAAATGAATCAGATGAGGCTGGAAGCCTGACTGCATTCCCTCCTTCCACATGTTTTTTCATGGCTTCGAAAAGGCACGCTTGTCTCTTTTCCATTGATGCAAGGAGATGGGCTTCCCTAGTACCCCGGCTATCTAGGACAGAGAGCAAGGAAAGCAATTCCTGCATTCAGCAAAATAAATGGTGAGGTAAATTTGTCTacaatttttttttttaaaaaaagaacgGTACAATCTGAGCAGAGTTAGCAAATAGGAAACCTGTGGTGAATCAACCACCTCCCAGTGACCATCCTCTGAGGACTCGAAGTAGACCCTACGATGCCCTGGATCATCTGCCCTACAAGGGCCAAGGAAAAGCCAATAACTATTATACCTCCTGTCCGATCCTAAGAGAACAACCTGTGGTTCATGTGCAACTCCAGACAGATCGTTCCTTCCAGAGTCAATGATGTGACTCTGATTTCTTCGGCTTGATGATCGGCCTTGCTGAGAACAATCCAAACTGTACAAGTTTCCTGGTCCATTTAAGGACTCATCACTAGATTGATACAGATTTTTTGTTGATTTCTTTATTTTCCCACCTGATTGGTGTGGCTGCGCTCTTGACATGTTATGCGAGACTCTTTGTGGTTCCTAGAAGTCAAACATAACAGCATAAGCTTCTCAAATGATTCAATAGGAATACAAACGTGGAAGAAGACGTTTTCAAAAAGCAGTGGTGAACATAAAGCAAGCATTAGAGTTGAGTTAAAACAGATCAATAGTTACACAGAACAAAGTTCCCTAGGAAATGAGTGGTATATGTACATTCGGTTCAGACTTCAAGAGACATTTTTAAAGCAGTCCCAATTACAAGAATTCTAGACTGAAATGACCCATCACCCATTCACCTTAAAAGACATTTGCATCTTTGACGTGCAAAAGGAATACACTAAGATAAAGTTAGTATATGCAACTGCATTAGTCTAGAATTAATCCCCTAATATTTGGAAGCCAAACATCAGGTTTAATTTGGAAGGAAAGTTAAATCAACTTTCTCAAGAACAAAGATGGCATGGTGCAACTGAGTACTGGAACAGTTACAGAAGATTACCTCAAGCCTTGGAACAGAACCAGCACCAGAAACAATATCTATTAAGGCAACCAAACAATCCAACTTCTCATCAATGCTTAGATCTGAATACTCGCCTTCCATCAATCCCAGAAGCCAACGCTCACCTGGATAACTTTCATCAATTTCACTACATTTATTTGGACTTCCAATTGCGTTTTTCTGCTTCTTCCTTGGAGCAATTCTATTATCATGCTCAAGTAACTTCATTTTTTGTGAACCACTAGATTCATCATCACTACTGCTAgcatcctcatcatcatctaCACTTCCAGAATCCTCACTATCTGATTTAGCATCTTCTTTCCCTTTAATTTGGGGATCAACACGGAGACGGTATGCAGAAGGTGCAATCTTCTCAAATAACGTGATGTCACTAGAGAGAGTTAAACATATCAACTGCTCTAGTTCTAATGTGACTGAGATATTAAgatcaacaatctgaaaagagaaaaaaaaataagGGAAATGTCAAGGACAAACTCAGTTAAATATACAGAGAGAACATCGGTTGTTATCGATACCAATGATTTATTTCCAATATTAACAAGATAAATACCTCAGATGATTTGGCTAGTACTGAAACCTTTAAACCACCACTTCCTGCCTTAGACAATAGTGCAAACAATTCACCTTTCAGTGTACGGGGACGCAAACCATACTTAACCATTTGATTTTTCTCCTGGAAAAAAAGGTAGAGGAAAGTGTTTTACTTCTAAAGCATACATGAATTACTACTCGAGTGGCAGATGAAAATCTGCAGTTGCAACATAAATTGACAAAAAGAATTTAGAATGTTGAGGTATCCATAATACCTTGTTAAAGAAATCCCGATTCAGCATATGCTGTTTTGACCCAAAGCCTGAAGCAACAAGGACTTGTCGTAGTATTTCAACCCAAGTAAGAGAATTCAGGGATCTGATCCAGAAATTAACATCGAATTCTTGCTCCCTAACCTGGAAGGAACCATCTTCAGGGGGGAACAATGCATCGTGCAAGGACATCAAATATTTATAAAGATTGCGATTTCAAGTACATAGTGTTTTTGAACTATTCTATTATTTCAATATACTCTTTGAAAAGTAAAATAATCTCTCTTTTTCCACTTTGTAGGCCTGTTTCAAAGACTTTTTTGCAATTCTCATGTTATATTTTATCTGAACATAGAACCAACTCAGGTGGTCTAAAATAAATAGTCGAGCCACCTAGCATCTCCTAAGGAAAGCAATTCGGAAATTTATAAGGTACGAAGGCAACTCCCAAAAAATCAATCACTAGTCTGGCATTCTTTTAGATGAACAAATACCTCAAACCTTAACAGATGTTTGGCTTCATAATGTTATTAAACTGTGATACTACATTTAAAAAATAGCATACTTTATTCCCTGGATCTAGTATAGTTTCACCAGGCCGTAGGAGAGTAAAACCGATCATATTGACATAAAAAGTGTTATGCTGTGCTTCTTGCAGGATATTTTCGGTTACAAAAAAGAATCAACTACTGGATAATGTTAGATTCCTCCAAAAGACTGCAGATTTAATATATTAGACAATGTCCTATATGGCCTCTTCAGGGCAATGATTAATTTAACTATTGGACTGAACACTTTCGGAAACTTACAAAGTTGAGGAAACTAAGAAATCTGCAGTCTTTAGAAGATCGTGGAGCAAATACACCACCACTGCCAATTTCAGCATTTAACAACAGCAGCTTCAGAAGACCAATATGTACTTCCCCCAACAACAAAGAGTCCTGGAAATTATATTAGGGTTATGGGAATGTGATACAAGAAGTCATGCTAACTTCTAGAGAAAATTGATTAAAATTTTGCACCTTGTCATGGAATGCTTGTGCAAACTCATCAAATGTGAAGGGGTGAACATCAACACTACCAAAATGAGTGTACACAAAACGGACAACCTGTCAACAATAATTCACCAATCAATATGTGTACCAATTATCAGAAAACAAAAATAAGATAGAGGAATACGACTGCATAAGGGGCAAATACAATACAACCACAGTATCCAGGTGCTTGGTGTTTAATCACAAACTTCTTGGCTCTTGTGGCTACTACATTGATTATCCTACAACCCGGGGTGAATTTTGGGCCAAAAGCCTTTTTCTGAGTAAGATTTTAATTTTTAAGTGATCCAAGTTCACATACACACACTTCCAACAGAAAAAGGACGTCACTAGGTCACATAATACTTCCAACAGCACAGATACCTGCAAGATGAGTCTATTAACACGCAAGATTCAAGTCTATGCAACGTCCTATGGCATGAGCCCATGCTTCCATgcatatcaccataggaaacgATTGACTTCATTTCTTGGCAAGTTAATAAGTTACAGAACCAGCGTAAAAAATGTGGaaatgtggagggttgtgttaggtttggcgaaccagcgtaaaaaatcagccactctaatggaaatgaaacccataagaaattcgttggggcgtaaccctcttagcgacgcgctacatcggaacccgggtgtggtgttaaatgggcaagggccgggtcgtcTTCCCCTTaggggcgcgtcgtatcgtgatccgggtacgatgataagtgagcaagggtcgggtcgtcgcagcctctgtggcgcgctacatctgcgcccgggtgtagtgaaaaatgagcaagggtcttcgcatttctctcgacgagtgcgaagggtaaggaagctagtcgagccaactaggattcgtctaggtagttggaacgtagggtctctaacaggtaagttaagagagctagtcgatgtagcaattaggaggcgtgtaaatattctatgcgtgcaggagactaaatggaagggccagaaggcgaaggaagtggagggttctggcttcaagctttggtacacggggacaacctcgggtaggaatggtgtaggcatcttgatcgataagagccttaaggatggagttgtagatgttaggaggcaaggcgaccggattatcctagtgcggttggttaTTGGAGATTTGgctctgaatgtgatcagtgcctatgctcctcaggtaggtcttagtgagagctccaagagtcagttctgggaagaccttgatagcatggttagtaccgtgcctatcagtgagaagctcttcataggaggagacctcaatggccatgtgggtgcgactaatgtaggatatgagcgagtacacgggggtttcgggtatggtagtaggaacgagggggggaggatgttttgaattttgcgttggcctacgacctgctgttagcgaataccctctttagaaagagggagtcccatctagtgaccttccatagtggacaatactcgagccaaatcgattttatccttgctaggagagaggatagacgtgcctgcttagattgtaaggtgatacctggggagtgtgttgtcccccaacacaagcttgtggtggcggattttcgttttcgggtacgtgcccaccgggacaaacgtgccaagattgcgagaacgaagtggtggaagcttagaggggaagaggctcagacgtttaaggagaggatgctaggcgaggggccttgggaagaaggagcagatgtagatgatatgtggctaaagatggcgacatgtgttcggaaggtggcctcagaagtgtttggtgtgagtaggggaggcaagcaggaagtgaaagagacttggtggtggaatgacgaggtgcaaagggctattaaggagaagaaggagtgtttcaaacgccttcacctcgacaagagcgcaaccaacatcgagggatatagattagcgaaaaggtctgcaaagcgagctgtaagtgtagcgaaaggtcaggcttttgatgacctgtatcaacggctaggtacgaaggaaggagagaaggataTTTATAGGATggctaggacccgcgagaggaagacaagggacataaaccaaatcaaatgcatcaaggatgggacaggtcgacttctggtgaaggatgaggagatcaaggacagatggcgagaatacttcgacaagttgtttaatggggaacatgagggtcctaccttcgagttggacgactcatttgatgataccaacagacgctttgtgaggaggattcaggaggcagagatcggggaggctttgaagaggatgaagggaggtaaagcgatgggtcccgatggcatccccattgaggtgtggagatgcctgggcgagagggcggtagtatggttaactaagctttttaacctaatgttccagtcaaacaagatgccggaggaatggaggagaagtatattagtaccgatcttcaagaataagggagatgttcaaagttgtactaactaccgggggattaagctgatgagccatacgatgaaactttgggagagggttatcgagcatcgtctaagaggattgacaagggtgacccaaaaccagtttgggttcatgcctgggaggtcgaccatggaggcgattttcttagtacgacagttgatggagagatatagagaggagaagaaggacttacacatggtctttattgacctagagaaggcgtatgataaagtaccgagagacgtcatgtggtgggccttggaaaaacacaaagttccaactaagtatattaccctcatcaaggatatgtacaaggatgcgatgacttgtgttcgaacatgtgatggcgataccagtgactttccaattaaaataggactacatcaggggtcagcattgagcccttatctatttgctttggtgatggatgaggtcacaagggacatacagggtgatatcccttggtgtatgctctttgctgatgatgtggtgctagttgatgagagtagggtaggggttaatatgaagttagagctgtggagacacacgttagagtcgagggggttcagactgagtaggaccaagaccgagtatatgatgtgcgactttagcccgactaggcatgaggatggggacgttagcctcgaaggtcaagtggtggccaagaaggatactttccggtatctaggatcaatgcttcagaaagatggagacattgatgaagatgttagacatagaatttcagccgggtggttgaagtggcggcaggcttcgggcatcctctgtgacaagaaggtgccacagaggctaaaaggtaagttctataggacggcgattcgcccagcgatgctatatggtgctgaatgttggcctacaaaaaggcgacatgtccagcaactgagtgtagcagagatgcgtatgctgcgctggttctgcgggcatacaagaagggatagaatcCGGAACGatgagattcgagatagggtcggggtggcacctatcgatgagaagttgattcaacatcggttgagatggtttggacatgtacaacggaggcctcctgaggcgccggtgcgtaatGGAGTtctaaagcggggcgataatgtaaagagaggtagaggtagacctagactaacttgggacgagacggttaagagagaccttaaggagtggaatatcacTAAGGatttagctatggataggagcgcttggagattagcaattaatgtacctgaaccgtgacctttgttactttttgtttaacccctaacccttcctttggcttgtgtactttttgtgtttcttattcttgttttctgtgggtttcatctctagcctaccccaacttgcttgggacaaaaggctaagttgttgttgttgttgttgttgttaatAAGTTACAGAACAAGTGGCATTAGCTGAACTATTGATTGTTTCTTGCCTTGCAAGGGAATTCTTGGAGAAGTTGCTGATTAAGATTTTGCAAAGGAGGGGATAGACGCTAGCCAAAAACTGCAAGGCGACGACCataagggagggagggagggagggactAAAACCCAGATAGAAGCAGTGTTATGCTTGCTTGGGAGTTATTGTCCTTTCAAAATTATTAAATGATTATACCCAAAAAGTTCTAGTGCCCCTGGAGCAACAAGATCTGCGCACACAACAAATGCAGGCAGAAAGGATCTGTGAAGTCGAGCAGGTAGAGAGAGGTCAGTTGGAGTGGTAGATATGCTTCACTTATGAACTTTATACTCATAGTATACAGGGTCCCCAGATAGTACTCTCTGATACGTTTTGCTTTCAATAAAGCGATGTCTAATAAGATTTTTTTTGCCTGAAAAAGGTCATTCACATTCCAAACTTATATGTCCATGTATTGATTTCCAAAGCAAACTATAAAATTACAAAAGAATTCTCTGGGTAAAAAAGAGTAAGTATATTCTAACTTCATGTGAGATTCAGTTCTAGCTTAGCCTGGCTTCTTGAAGCTGAACCAGCACAATGTACATGCTTTGATTGAAAATGTGCTGACTACAATCTAAGAACTGCAGGGGCAGTCGGGCGGTGTAATCTTTAAACATTATCCTGCGTGTTCGAGATAAAAAAAAAAAGTGTTGC from Panicum hallii strain FIL2 chromosome 9, PHallii_v3.1, whole genome shotgun sequence includes:
- the LOC112874595 gene encoding homeobox-DDT domain protein RLT3 isoform X1; translation: MPPAQMMTNSLGAKRENAGTKKSPQQIQMLEKFYSDVQYPKPEEMGQYATCVGLTYNQVRIWFKERRRKERREMEAIGSHMERQLSARSSGPRSSSSSSSCDQDPMYGTSCSRPEFGSRSTSIVGEESTVRSQILFPKDYILRKIFRKDGPPLGSEFDPLPQSERDRIRDTTCHHSSQNQRSVKKRKIMESTSQRSDGPYEDTVPVRKHGIGKGLMTVWHAMYSHNVECQSGPNFIDETGCLRSLRPFDDCDGLEDNGKTTQNQGMVQKKVDKRSKPPANRRKVPCKRVTSPKEHPPMDCHLSVDKSEFSELLTEQVTLVDDEELELSELQAGPNPLRCSAHLTSSGRHGCPLCKDLLAKFPPQSVKMKQPFSAKPWDSSPEMVKKLFQVVRFVYTHFGSVDVHPFTFDEFAQAFHDKDSLLLGEVHIGLLKLLLLNAEIGSGGVFAPRSSKDCRFLSFLNFVREQEFDVNFWIRSLNSLTWVEILRQVLVASGFGSKQHMLNRDFFNKEKNQMVKYGLRPRTLKGELFALLSKAGSGGLKVSVLAKSSEIVDLNISVTLELEQLICLTLSSDITLFEKIAPSAYRLRVDPQIKGKEDAKSDSEDSGSVDDDEDASSSDDESSGSQKMKLLEHDNRIAPRKKQKNAIGSPNKCSEIDESYPGERWLLGLMEGEYSDLSIDEKLDCLVALIDIVSGAGSVPRLEEPQRVSHNMSRAQPHQSGGKIKKSTKNLYQSSDESLNGPGNLYSLDCSQQGRSSSRRNQSHIIDSGRNDLSGVAHEPQVVLLGSDRRYNSYWLFLGPCRADDPGHRRVYFESSEDGHWEVVDSPQELLSLLSVLDSRGTREAHLLASMEKRQACLFEAMKKHVEGGNAVRLPASSDSFHSETSIGDGASPKTSSASGASPVSDVENASVPTDLEDSNLDSSSAIVIENGRRRDERIFMWDRSQAFDKWIWTSFYSALTAVKFGKKSFKESLVRCESCHDLYWRDEKHCRICHSTFEVGFDLEERYAVHVATCREPEDAHEVPNHKVLPSQLQALKAAIHAIEASIPEVAFTGSWMKSAHKLWVKRLRRTSSLPELLQVLVDFVGAMDEDWLYKSSASVSFSSYLDDIIVYFQSMPQTTSAVALWVVKLDALIAPYLDKAYTSRALAIKEPAQDHRLVQGS
- the LOC112874595 gene encoding homeobox-DDT domain protein RLT3 isoform X2 yields the protein MPPAQMMTNSLGAKRENAGTKKSPQQIQMLEKFYSDVQYPKPEEMGQYATCVGLTYNQVRIWFKERRRKERREMEAIGSHMERQLSARSSGPRSSSSSSSCDQDPMYGTSCSRPEFGSRSTSIVGEESTVRSQILFPKDYILRKIFRKDGPPLGSEFDPLPQSERDRIRDTTCHHSSQNQRSVKKRKIMESTSQRSDGPYEDTVPVRKHGIGKGLMTVWHAMYSHNVECQSGPNFIDETGCLRSLRPFDDCDGLEDNGKTTQNQGMVQKKVDKRSKPPANRRKVPCKRVTSPKEHPPMDCHLSVDKSEFSELLTEQVTLVDDEELELSELQAGPNPLRCSAHLTSSGRHGCPLCKDLLAKFPPQSVKMKQPFSAKPWDSSPEMVKKLFQVVRFVYTHFGSVDVHPFTFDEFAQAFHDKDSLLLGEVHIGLLKLLLLNAEIGSGGVFAPRSSKDCRFLSFLNFVREQEFDVNFWIRSLNSLTWVEILRQVLVASGFGSKQHMLNRDFFNKEKNQMVKYGLRPRTLKGELFALLSKAGSGGLKVSVLAKSSEIVDLNISVTLELEQLICLTLSSDITLFEKIAPSAYRLRVDPQIKGKEDAKSDSEDSGSVDDDEDASSSDDESSGSQKMKLLEHDNRIAPRKKQKNAIGSPNKCSEIDESYPGERWLLGLMEGEYSDLSIDEKLDCLVALIDIVSGAGSVPRLEEPQRVSHNMSRAQPHQSGGKIKKSTKNLYQSSDESLNGPGNLYSLDCSQQGRSSSRRNQSHIIDSGRNDLSGVAHEPQVVLLGSDRRYNSYWLFLGPCRADDPGHRRVYFESSEDGHWEVVDSPQELLSLLSVLDSRGTREAHLLASMEKRQACLFEAMKKHVEGGNAVRLPASSDSFHSETSIGDGASPKTSSASGASPVSDVENASVPTDLEDSNLDSSSAIVIENGRRRDERIFMWDRSQAFDKWIWTSFYSALTAVKFGKKSFKESLVRCESCHDLYWRDEKHCRICHSTFEVGFDLEERYAVHVATCREPEDAHEVPNHKVLPSQLQALKAAIHAIEASIPEVAFTGSWMKSAHKLWVKRLRRTSSLPELLQVLVDFVGAMDEDWLYKSSASVSFSSYLDDIIVYFQSMPQTTSAVALWVVKLDALIAPYLDKAYTSRALAIKEPAQARSQACAR